Proteins encoded in a region of the Streptomyces sp. NBC_00513 genome:
- a CDS encoding pseudouridine synthase, producing MKRNIPPAPLPQVSGIDPVRLRLPPDPEGMWPDLGTYLTARYAGTRGAESMARLLRDGRVLGVGGRVLRPEDPYEAGGFLWFHRDMPTEPVVPFPIRVVHRDAHLLVVDKPHFLATTPRGSHVTQTALARLRAELDLPTLSPAHRLDRMTAGLVMFSIRPEDRGAYQSLFEQRKVSKEYEALAPHDPSVELPRTVRSHIEKVRGVMAAVELPDMQPNAESRVELVAVRGDLGRYRLTPHTGRTHQLRVHMNRLGLPILGDPVYPVVAAAADPGDYRRPLQLLARKLEFTDPVTGTPHRLESGLSLRAWDDRAGWESDPGAAGPAQGA from the coding sequence ATGAAACGGAACATCCCGCCCGCGCCCCTGCCCCAGGTCTCCGGCATCGATCCGGTACGCCTGCGGCTTCCCCCCGACCCGGAGGGGATGTGGCCGGATCTCGGCACCTACCTCACCGCGCGGTACGCGGGAACCCGTGGGGCCGAGTCGATGGCGCGGCTCCTGCGCGACGGCCGGGTGCTCGGCGTCGGCGGGCGGGTGCTGCGCCCCGAGGACCCGTACGAGGCGGGCGGCTTCCTGTGGTTCCACCGGGACATGCCGACCGAGCCCGTGGTGCCCTTCCCGATCCGGGTCGTGCATCGGGACGCGCACCTGCTGGTCGTGGACAAGCCGCACTTCCTGGCGACCACCCCGCGCGGCAGCCACGTCACCCAGACCGCCCTGGCGCGGTTGCGGGCGGAGTTGGACCTGCCGACGCTGAGCCCGGCGCACCGGCTGGACCGGATGACCGCCGGACTGGTGATGTTCAGCATCCGTCCCGAGGACCGCGGGGCGTACCAGTCGCTCTTCGAGCAGCGGAAGGTCTCGAAGGAGTACGAGGCCCTCGCCCCGCACGATCCCTCGGTGGAGCTGCCCCGCACCGTTCGCAGCCACATCGAGAAGGTCCGCGGGGTGATGGCGGCCGTGGAGCTCCCGGACATGCAACCCAATGCCGAGAGCCGCGTCGAGCTCGTCGCCGTACGGGGCGACCTGGGCCGCTACCGGTTGACTCCGCACACCGGTCGGACCCACCAGCTGCGGGTGCACATGAACCGCCTGGGCCTGCCGATCCTCGGGGACCCGGTCTATCCGGTGGTCGCCGCGGCGGCGGATCCGGGCGACTACCGTCGACCGCTCCAACTCCTCGCGCGGAAGCTGGAGTTCACCGATCCCGTCACCGGTACGCCCCATCGCCTGGAGAGCGGGCTGAGCCTGCGCGCCTGGGACGACCGGGCGGGCTGGGAATCCGATCCCGGAGCCGCCGGACCCGCGCAGGGCGCCTGA
- the tatA gene encoding Sec-independent protein translocase subunit TatA yields the protein MIGNLKPLEILLIIAVIVLLFGAKKLPEMARSLGKSARILKSEAKAMKKDGEPDDAATAATVADQAGAQPVAPRTIQAAPGDVTSSRPVTEPNRTTQG from the coding sequence ATGATCGGCAATCTGAAGCCCCTTGAGATCCTTCTGATCATCGCTGTCATCGTGTTGCTGTTCGGTGCCAAGAAGCTCCCCGAGATGGCTCGCTCCCTCGGCAAGTCGGCCCGCATCCTCAAGAGCGAGGCGAAGGCCATGAAGAAGGACGGCGAGCCCGACGACGCGGCCACCGCCGCCACGGTCGCCGACCAGGCCGGCGCCCAGCCGGTCGCGCCGCGCACGATCCAGGCCGCGCCCGGTGACGTCACCAGCTCGCGCCCGGTCACCGAGCCGAACCGCACCACCCAGGGCTGA
- a CDS encoding TetR/AcrR family transcriptional regulator, which yields MSGGTDEGPRRVGRPRADQLRPESGRPPREELLRAAAELFTARGYGATTTRAVAERAGMRQATMYHYFGGKEELLAELLESTVAPSLALARRLSAESGRPAAHRLWELCRSDVMLLCGAPYNLGALYLLPEVAGDRFARFHRMRGELRDVYLELLYSASVDTELVDDRAGLTLRNDLVFGLIEGVMLIRRSDPARPMATFAEAAADAALRIAGVER from the coding sequence ATGAGTGGGGGAACGGACGAAGGACCGAGACGGGTCGGTCGGCCTCGCGCCGATCAACTGAGACCGGAAAGCGGCCGGCCGCCGCGCGAGGAACTCCTGCGCGCGGCGGCCGAGCTGTTCACGGCGCGAGGGTACGGGGCCACCACCACACGGGCGGTGGCCGAGCGGGCCGGAATGCGCCAGGCCACGATGTACCACTACTTCGGCGGCAAGGAGGAACTCCTCGCCGAACTCCTGGAATCCACGGTGGCGCCCTCACTGGCGCTGGCCCGCCGACTGTCGGCCGAGAGCGGCCGGCCCGCGGCGCACCGACTGTGGGAGCTGTGCCGCTCGGACGTGATGCTGCTGTGCGGGGCGCCGTACAACCTGGGCGCGCTGTACCTGCTGCCCGAGGTCGCCGGGGACCGGTTCGCCAGGTTCCACCGGATGCGCGGTGAACTGCGCGACGTCTACCTGGAGTTGCTGTACTCCGCCTCGGTCGACACCGAACTGGTCGACGACAGGGCCGGGTTGACCCTGCGCAACGACCTCGTCTTCGGGCTGATCGAGGGCGTCATGCTCATCCGCCGCTCCGATCCGGCGCGCCCGATGGCGACCTTCGCGGAGGCCGCGGCCGATGCCGCCCTGCGGATCGCGGGCGTGGAGCGCTGA
- a CDS encoding RNA helicase, translating into MTEELSPAERYAAARIRAAEEATALAPFREMYEFGLDPYQVEACQALEAGKGVLVAAPTGSGKTIVGEFAVHLALRQGRKCFYTTPIKALSNQKYADLVKRYGADKVGLLTGDNSVNSEAPVVVMTTEVLRNMLYAGSRSLRGLGYVVMDEVHYLSDRFRGAVWEEVIIHLPESVTLVSLSATVSNAEEFGDWLDTVRGDTEVIVSEERPVPLWQHVMAGRRVYDLFEEESDHGGRGSGRREVNPDLLRMAREENSRTYNPKDRRRGKMVREADRERERRSRSRIWTPSRPEVIGRLGNDDLLPAINFIFSRAGCEAAVQQCLYAGLRLNDEAGRLRVREIVEARTATIPSEDLHVLGYYEWLEGLERGIAAHHAGMLPKFKEVVEELFVRGLVKAVFATETLALGINMPARTVILEKLVKWNGEQHADITPGEYTQLTGRAGRRGIDVEGHAVVLWQRGMDPAALAGLAGTRTYPLRSSFKPSYNMAVNLVQQFGRHRSRELLETSFAQFQADRSVVGISKQVQRNEEGLQGYQEGMTCHLGNFEEYARLRRDLKDRETELAKQGAAQRRAQAAGSLEKLKPGDIIHVPTGKFAGLALVLDPGVPAGRSNGHRGHEYTEGPRPLVLTAERQVKRLAAIDFPVPVEAIDRMRIPKTFNPRSPQSRRDLATALRSKAGHVSPERQRRGRAAAADDREIARLRTELRAHPCHGCDEREDHARWAERYHRLQRDTQQLERRIEGRTNTIARTFDRIHALLTELDYLREDEVTVHGKRLARLYGELDLLASECLREGVWEGLSPAELASCVSALVFESRQADDAVAPKVPGGAAKAALGEMIRIWGRLDALEEEHRINQAEGVGQREPDLGFAWAAYQWASDKSLDEVLREAEMPAGDFVRWCKQVIDVLGQIAAAAPSSSDSGSTVARNARKAVDALLRGVVAYSSIS; encoded by the coding sequence ATGACCGAAGAACTCTCACCCGCGGAGCGCTACGCCGCTGCCCGGATCCGCGCCGCCGAAGAGGCCACCGCCCTGGCACCCTTCCGCGAGATGTACGAATTCGGCCTGGACCCGTACCAGGTCGAGGCATGCCAGGCACTGGAGGCCGGAAAGGGCGTTCTCGTCGCCGCGCCGACCGGCTCGGGCAAGACGATCGTCGGCGAGTTCGCCGTGCACCTCGCCCTGCGGCAGGGCCGCAAGTGCTTCTACACCACGCCCATCAAGGCCCTGTCGAACCAGAAGTACGCCGACCTCGTCAAGCGCTACGGCGCCGACAAGGTGGGCCTGCTGACCGGCGACAACAGCGTCAACTCCGAGGCGCCCGTGGTCGTCATGACCACCGAGGTGCTCCGCAACATGCTCTACGCGGGCTCCCGGTCGCTGCGCGGCCTCGGCTACGTCGTGATGGACGAAGTGCACTACCTCTCCGACCGGTTCCGCGGAGCCGTCTGGGAGGAGGTCATCATCCACCTCCCCGAGTCGGTGACCCTGGTCTCCCTCTCCGCGACCGTGTCCAACGCCGAGGAGTTCGGCGACTGGCTCGACACCGTGCGCGGCGACACCGAGGTGATCGTCTCCGAGGAGCGGCCCGTTCCGCTGTGGCAGCACGTCATGGCCGGCCGCCGGGTGTACGACCTCTTCGAGGAGGAGTCCGACCACGGGGGTCGCGGCTCCGGCCGCCGCGAGGTCAACCCGGACCTGCTGCGCATGGCGCGCGAGGAGAACAGCCGCACGTACAACCCGAAGGACCGGCGGCGCGGCAAGATGGTCCGCGAGGCCGACCGTGAGCGCGAGCGACGTTCCCGCAGCCGGATCTGGACCCCGAGCCGGCCCGAGGTCATCGGCCGGCTCGGCAACGACGACCTGCTCCCCGCCATCAACTTCATCTTCAGCCGGGCCGGCTGCGAGGCCGCCGTCCAGCAGTGCCTCTACGCCGGGCTGCGGCTCAACGACGAGGCCGGGCGCCTGCGGGTGCGCGAGATCGTCGAGGCACGGACCGCCACCATCCCCAGCGAGGACCTGCACGTCCTCGGCTACTACGAGTGGCTGGAAGGCCTGGAGCGGGGCATCGCCGCACACCACGCGGGCATGCTGCCGAAGTTCAAGGAGGTCGTCGAGGAACTCTTCGTCCGCGGCCTCGTGAAGGCCGTCTTCGCCACCGAGACCCTCGCGCTGGGCATCAACATGCCCGCCCGCACGGTCATCCTGGAGAAGCTGGTCAAGTGGAACGGCGAACAGCACGCCGACATCACCCCGGGTGAGTACACGCAGCTCACCGGGCGTGCCGGCCGGCGCGGCATCGACGTCGAGGGTCACGCGGTGGTGCTCTGGCAGCGGGGCATGGACCCGGCGGCCCTCGCCGGACTCGCCGGCACCCGCACCTATCCGCTGCGCTCCAGCTTCAAGCCCTCGTACAACATGGCCGTGAACCTGGTCCAGCAGTTCGGGCGGCACCGCTCGCGCGAACTCCTGGAGACCTCCTTCGCGCAGTTCCAGGCGGACCGCTCGGTCGTCGGCATCTCCAAGCAGGTCCAGCGCAACGAGGAGGGACTCCAGGGCTACCAGGAGGGCATGACCTGTCACCTGGGGAACTTCGAGGAGTACGCGCGGCTGCGCCGCGACCTCAAGGACCGCGAGACGGAACTCGCCAAGCAGGGCGCGGCCCAGCGCCGGGCGCAGGCCGCCGGATCGCTGGAGAAGCTCAAGCCGGGCGACATCATCCACGTGCCGACCGGCAAGTTCGCCGGACTGGCGCTGGTCCTCGACCCGGGCGTGCCCGCCGGCCGCTCCAACGGGCATCGCGGACACGAGTACACCGAGGGCCCGCGCCCGCTGGTGCTCACCGCCGAACGCCAGGTCAAGCGGCTCGCCGCCATCGACTTCCCGGTGCCCGTCGAGGCGATCGACCGGATGCGGATCCCGAAGACCTTCAACCCCCGTTCGCCGCAGTCCCGTCGGGACCTGGCGACCGCGCTGCGCAGCAAGGCCGGGCACGTCAGCCCGGAGCGTCAGCGGCGAGGCCGCGCCGCCGCGGCCGACGACCGCGAGATCGCCCGGCTGCGCACCGAACTGCGGGCACACCCGTGCCACGGCTGCGACGAGCGCGAGGACCACGCCCGTTGGGCCGAGCGCTACCACCGACTCCAGCGGGACACCCAGCAGTTGGAGCGGCGGATCGAGGGGCGGACGAACACCATCGCCCGCACCTTCGACCGGATCCACGCCCTGCTCACCGAGTTGGACTACCTGCGCGAGGACGAGGTCACCGTGCACGGCAAGCGGCTCGCCCGGCTGTACGGGGAGCTCGACCTGCTGGCGTCGGAATGCCTGCGCGAGGGGGTCTGGGAAGGTCTCTCCCCGGCCGAACTCGCCTCCTGCGTTTCGGCGTTGGTGTTCGAATCCCGGCAGGCCGACGACGCGGTGGCGCCCAAGGTGCCCGGCGGCGCGGCGAAGGCGGCGCTCGGCGAGATGATCCGGATCTGGGGTCGGCTCGACGCGCTGGAAGAGGAGCACCGCATCAACCAGGCGGAGGGGGTGGGCCAGCGCGAACCGGATCTCGGCTTCGCGTGGGCGGCCTACCAGTGGGCCTCCGACAAGAGCCTGGACGAGGTGCTGCGCGAGGCGGAGATGCCCGCCGGCGACTTCGTGCGCTGGTGCAAGCAGGTCATCGACGTGCTGGGGCAGATCGCCGCCGCGGCCCCGTCGTCCTCGGACAGCGGGAGCACCGTGGCGCGAAACGCCCGTAAGGCCGTGGACGCACTCCTTCGGGGTGTAGTGGCATACAGCTCCATCAGCTAG
- a CDS encoding FKBP-type peptidyl-prolyl cis-trans isomerase, which produces MSDQLEKPEIDFPEGDAPADLVIEDIWVGDGAEAKVGAFIKVHYVGVAFSTGEEFDASWNRGSALAFQLGVGQVIKGWDQGVQGMRVGGRRKITIPAHLAYGDSGAGGGLIAPGETLIFVCDLMDA; this is translated from the coding sequence GTGAGTGACCAGCTTGAGAAGCCCGAGATCGACTTCCCCGAGGGCGATGCCCCCGCCGATCTCGTGATCGAGGACATCTGGGTGGGCGACGGCGCCGAGGCCAAGGTCGGTGCGTTCATCAAGGTCCACTACGTGGGCGTGGCGTTCTCCACCGGCGAGGAGTTCGACGCCTCCTGGAACCGCGGTTCCGCGCTGGCGTTCCAGCTCGGTGTCGGTCAGGTCATCAAGGGCTGGGACCAGGGCGTGCAGGGCATGAGGGTCGGTGGCCGCCGCAAGATCACCATTCCCGCGCACCTCGCGTACGGGGACAGCGGCGCGGGTGGCGGCCTGATCGCCCCGGGCGAGACGCTGATCTTCGTCTGTGACCTGATGGACGCCTGA
- a CDS encoding serine hydrolase yields the protein MRTLRVLGAAGAAVMLATAATATTAAGATAAPSPPSPKPRLTDAAVDKAVDRLDATVTDMMKRTGVPGVSVAVVHNDEVIHLKGFGLRRTGESAKVDPDTVFQIASLSKPVSSTVVAGALTTPDEWDRHVPLPGFSLKDPWVTDHVSTADLFSHRSGLPDHAGDLLEDLGYDQAYILDHLRLEPLTPFRASYAYTNFGFTAAAEAIARAHGTSWQKLARDTLFKPAGMTRTSTEFAAFERATDKAATHVRNPDGTWSPRFVRDPDAQSPAGGVSSTARDMSRWLRLQLAEGTLDGRRVVPRDTLARTHVAEIVSQPPATPTATTGFYGLGWNVSYDQAGRLRLSHSGAFELGANTNVTMLPLEQLGIVVLTNGAPVGLADAVALDFFDFAEHGKATTDWLALTGALYAQMDAAGRSPTDYAHPPAGAKPAQEDGAYTGTYDNPYYGEATVTANPDGDGLTLALGPKPMRFPLTHYDGDVFSFETVGENAVGRTGVTFSDGTLRVEYLDADHLGTFTEQ from the coding sequence ATGCGTACGCTCCGCGTGCTCGGCGCGGCAGGGGCTGCCGTGATGCTGGCCACCGCCGCCACCGCGACCACCGCCGCGGGAGCGACAGCCGCACCGAGCCCCCCGTCGCCGAAGCCCCGACTGACCGACGCCGCCGTCGACAAGGCGGTGGACCGCCTCGACGCCACCGTCACGGACATGATGAAGCGCACCGGCGTCCCGGGGGTGTCCGTGGCCGTGGTCCACAACGACGAGGTCATCCACCTCAAGGGCTTCGGACTGCGCCGGACCGGCGAGAGCGCGAAGGTCGACCCCGACACGGTCTTCCAGATCGCCTCCCTCTCCAAGCCCGTCTCCTCGACGGTGGTGGCCGGCGCCCTGACCACCCCCGACGAGTGGGACCGGCACGTCCCGCTCCCCGGTTTCTCCCTCAAGGACCCGTGGGTCACCGACCACGTCTCCACGGCCGACCTCTTCTCGCACCGCAGCGGCCTCCCCGACCATGCCGGGGACCTCCTCGAAGACCTCGGCTACGACCAGGCGTACATCCTCGATCACCTGCGCCTGGAGCCCCTCACCCCCTTCCGCGCGAGCTACGCGTACACCAACTTCGGGTTCACGGCCGCCGCCGAGGCCATCGCCCGGGCCCACGGCACCAGCTGGCAGAAGCTCGCGCGGGACACCCTCTTCAAGCCGGCGGGCATGACGCGCACCAGCACGGAGTTCGCCGCCTTCGAACGGGCGACGGACAAGGCCGCCACCCACGTGAGGAACCCCGACGGCACCTGGAGCCCGCGCTTCGTCCGCGACCCGGACGCCCAGTCCCCGGCGGGCGGGGTCAGCTCGACGGCCCGTGACATGTCCCGCTGGCTGCGCCTCCAGCTGGCCGAAGGCACCCTCGACGGCCGGCGCGTCGTCCCGCGGGACACCCTGGCCCGTACCCATGTCGCGGAGATCGTCTCGCAGCCGCCCGCCACGCCCACCGCGACGACCGGTTTCTACGGTCTCGGTTGGAACGTCTCCTACGACCAGGCCGGACGGCTGCGTCTGAGTCACTCCGGCGCCTTCGAACTCGGCGCCAACACCAACGTGACGATGCTTCCCTTGGAACAGCTCGGGATCGTCGTCCTGACCAATGGCGCCCCGGTCGGTCTCGCCGACGCCGTGGCCCTGGACTTCTTCGACTTCGCCGAACACGGCAAGGCCACAACCGACTGGCTGGCGCTGACCGGGGCCCTGTACGCGCAGATGGACGCCGCGGGCCGCTCCCCCACCGACTACGCCCACCCGCCCGCCGGCGCGAAGCCGGCCCAGGAGGACGGCGCGTACACCGGGACCTACGACAACCCCTACTACGGCGAGGCCACCGTCACCGCCAACCCGGACGGCGACGGGCTGACCCTCGCCCTCGGGCCGAAGCCCATGCGTTTCCCGCTCACCCACTACGACGGCGACGTGTTCAGCTTCGAGACCGTCGGCGAGAACGCCGTGGGCCGTACCGGGGTCACGTTCTCCGACGGCACGCTCCGCGTCGAGTACCTGGACGCCGACCACCTGGGCACCTTCACCGAGCAGTAG
- the tatC gene encoding twin-arginine translocase subunit TatC, whose protein sequence is MLKSARKQEKADKDAEGRMPLVEHLRELRNRLLKSVLAIILITSVAAFFYKDLIDFMLKPMLGSVGCTDGVVSQRNGRPCADMTVNGLIAPFSIALKVSLTAGIVLSAPVWLYQLWAFVAPGLHGHEKKYAISFVAVGAPLFGAGAVLAYKILPQTATILLEFTPDHARNLLPVDDYLDLVTRMVVVFGLAFELPLLLILLNFTGVLTAKRLASWWRVMVLGITIFSAFATPTGDPLTMVSLAAPIVALYFIALGICLINDRRRRRKNPDAGLDDDEAAELDLTPAPIGAVGSAPAASALPEQADGGRRQINGYDDAT, encoded by the coding sequence TTGCTCAAGTCTGCCCGCAAGCAGGAGAAAGCGGACAAGGACGCCGAAGGGCGCATGCCTCTTGTCGAGCACCTGCGTGAGCTGAGAAACCGCCTGCTGAAGTCGGTCCTGGCGATCATTCTGATCACCAGCGTCGCGGCCTTCTTCTACAAGGACCTCATCGACTTCATGCTGAAGCCGATGCTGGGCTCCGTCGGCTGCACCGACGGGGTGGTGTCGCAGCGCAACGGCCGCCCCTGCGCCGACATGACCGTGAACGGCCTCATCGCGCCGTTCTCGATCGCCCTCAAGGTCTCGCTCACCGCGGGCATCGTGCTCTCCGCCCCGGTGTGGCTCTACCAGCTGTGGGCCTTCGTGGCCCCCGGCCTGCACGGCCACGAGAAGAAGTACGCGATCAGCTTCGTCGCGGTCGGAGCGCCGCTCTTCGGCGCCGGCGCGGTCCTCGCGTACAAGATCCTTCCGCAGACCGCGACGATCCTGCTGGAATTCACCCCCGATCACGCGCGCAACCTGCTGCCGGTCGACGACTACCTCGACCTGGTCACGCGGATGGTCGTCGTCTTCGGCCTCGCCTTCGAACTGCCGTTGCTGCTGATCCTGCTGAACTTCACCGGGGTCCTCACCGCGAAGCGTCTGGCGAGCTGGTGGCGGGTGATGGTCCTCGGCATCACGATCTTCTCCGCCTTCGCGACGCCCACCGGTGACCCGCTGACCATGGTGTCGCTGGCCGCACCGATCGTCGCCCTCTACTTCATCGCGCTCGGTATCTGCCTGATCAACGACCGCAGGCGCAGGCGCAAGAACCCCGACGCGGGCCTCGACGACGACGAGGCAGCCGAGCTGGACCTGACCCCCGCCCCGATCGGCGCGGTGGGCTCCGCGCCCGCCGCCTCCGCACTGCCGGAGCAGGCAGACGGCGGACGCCGACAGATCAACGGTTACGACGACGCGACCTGA
- a CDS encoding siderophore-interacting protein, protein MAEGRARTVGTAVVVHTERLTPHMVRIVLGGAGLAGFGAGEFTDHYVKLLFAPDGVTYTVPWDLNQIRSAHPSEEWPRQRAYTVRCWDPTHRELTLDFVVHGDEGLAGPWAARVQPGELVRFLGPGGAYAPAEDAGWHLLAGDESALPAIAATMERMPAGALVHAFIEIDGPDDEQKIATPDGIVPVWLHRGNRPVGEALVEAVTSLRFPSADVHAFVHGEAGFVKELRRHLRVERGIPRERLSISGYWRLGETDEGWRAIKRDWNAKVEAEQELPTPATV, encoded by the coding sequence GTGGCAGAAGGACGCGCCCGCACAGTCGGCACCGCTGTCGTCGTACACACCGAACGGCTCACGCCGCACATGGTGCGCATCGTGCTGGGCGGTGCGGGTCTGGCCGGTTTCGGCGCGGGCGAGTTCACCGACCACTACGTCAAACTCCTGTTCGCACCGGACGGTGTCACGTACACCGTGCCGTGGGACCTGAACCAGATCCGCTCCGCGCACCCCAGCGAGGAGTGGCCGCGTCAGCGCGCGTACACGGTGCGCTGCTGGGACCCGACACACCGCGAGCTGACCCTCGACTTCGTCGTCCACGGCGACGAGGGCCTGGCCGGCCCCTGGGCCGCCCGCGTCCAGCCGGGCGAACTCGTCCGCTTCCTCGGGCCGGGCGGCGCCTACGCCCCTGCCGAGGACGCGGGCTGGCACCTCCTCGCGGGCGACGAGAGCGCCCTGCCGGCCATCGCCGCGACGATGGAGCGGATGCCGGCCGGGGCCCTGGTACACGCCTTCATCGAGATCGACGGCCCGGACGACGAGCAGAAGATCGCCACCCCCGACGGCATCGTCCCCGTCTGGCTGCACCGCGGGAACCGCCCCGTCGGCGAGGCCCTGGTCGAGGCGGTCACCTCCCTGCGGTTCCCCTCCGCCGACGTCCACGCCTTCGTCCACGGCGAGGCCGGTTTCGTGAAGGAGCTCCGCCGCCACCTGCGCGTCGAACGCGGCATCCCGAGGGAACGTCTCTCCATCTCCGGCTACTGGCGCCTGGGCGAGACCGACGAGGGCTGGCGCGCGATCAAGCGCGACTGGAACGCCAAGGTCGAAGCCGAACAGGAACTCCCCACCCCCGCCACGGTCTGA
- a CDS encoding YafY family protein has translation MAIAKAERLMNLALCLLGTRRPLSKRELRGSIEAYMEAGNDESFNRMFERDKDDLRELGLVIETVENLDGDTGYLARRDSNRLPPVSLDAEEAAALGLAAKVWQQARLAGAASGALQKLRAGGMPEAGDPYEGQHSAIEPRIPVHEAAFEPLMLACRDRRPVVFDYRKSTAARPETRQVEPWALECWRGHWYLAGFDRDRGAERVFRLSRITGKVRSRAAKYTAQVPDVVTVRETVASWAGESADRSALIRLRTGAGYPLRAKATGVREGVAEGWDELEIPYGHGLDAWLVEFGPDVVVLGPADLRADVVDRLRAVAKG, from the coding sequence ATGGCGATTGCCAAGGCCGAGCGGCTGATGAATCTGGCGCTGTGTCTGCTGGGGACCCGACGGCCCCTCAGCAAGCGTGAGCTGCGCGGTTCGATCGAGGCCTACATGGAAGCCGGCAACGACGAATCCTTCAACCGGATGTTCGAACGGGACAAGGACGACCTGCGGGAACTCGGCCTGGTCATCGAGACGGTGGAGAACCTGGACGGTGACACGGGCTATCTGGCCCGTCGGGACAGCAATCGGCTGCCGCCGGTCTCCCTGGACGCCGAGGAGGCCGCCGCCCTCGGGTTGGCGGCGAAGGTCTGGCAGCAGGCCCGTCTGGCGGGCGCGGCCAGCGGCGCACTGCAGAAGCTGCGCGCGGGCGGAATGCCCGAGGCGGGCGACCCGTACGAGGGTCAACACAGTGCCATCGAGCCGCGGATCCCGGTGCACGAGGCGGCCTTCGAGCCGCTGATGTTGGCGTGCCGCGACCGGCGGCCGGTGGTCTTCGACTACCGCAAGTCCACCGCGGCGAGGCCCGAGACCCGTCAGGTCGAGCCGTGGGCGTTGGAGTGCTGGCGCGGTCACTGGTACCTGGCCGGCTTCGACCGGGACCGCGGTGCGGAGCGGGTGTTCCGGCTCTCCCGGATCACCGGCAAGGTCCGCTCCCGGGCGGCGAAGTACACCGCGCAGGTGCCGGACGTGGTGACCGTGCGGGAGACCGTCGCGAGCTGGGCCGGCGAGAGCGCCGATCGTTCCGCGCTGATCCGGCTGCGTACCGGGGCCGGCTATCCGCTGCGGGCCAAGGCCACCGGGGTGCGCGAGGGCGTGGCCGAGGGCTGGGACGAGCTGGAGATCCCGTACGGGCACGGGCTGGACGCCTGGCTGGTCGAGTTCGGCCCGGACGTCGTGGTGCTGGGACCCGCGGACCTGCGGGCCGACGTGGTGGACCGGCTGCGCGCCGTCGCCAAGGGCTGA
- a CDS encoding YafY family protein, giving the protein MAANAIDQTRRMLSLVTYLRERPGAHVADVARAFGITEDELISDLDVLPMCGTSFRGGDLLDIDTDGERIWWRNPDASGESTAEPLRLAADEATALLVAARAVATLPGLRESDRDALLRATAKLEAAAGEVAGASSRLSVTFESEGGVFADVDRAIAERRRVRLRYYSPARDELTERTVDPIRLFAVGHTYMEGWCHLSEARRTFRLDRVAEITLLDERSDPPAIEPRDLSEGLVQPAAEDPEVVVEVGPGGRWVAEYYPHDSAEELAEGGLRITLRSPDPASLRRLALRLGREGRIVSPPELADSARKAAGEALAGYGEQG; this is encoded by the coding sequence ATGGCTGCGAACGCCATTGACCAGACCCGCCGGATGCTGTCCCTGGTGACGTATCTGCGCGAACGCCCCGGAGCGCACGTCGCCGACGTCGCGCGCGCCTTCGGGATCACCGAGGACGAGCTGATCTCGGACCTCGACGTGCTGCCCATGTGCGGCACCAGCTTCCGGGGCGGGGACCTGCTCGACATCGACACCGACGGGGAGCGCATCTGGTGGCGCAACCCCGACGCGTCGGGGGAGTCCACCGCCGAGCCGCTGCGGCTGGCCGCCGACGAGGCGACCGCGCTGCTGGTCGCCGCCCGCGCGGTGGCCACCCTTCCGGGGTTGCGCGAGAGCGACCGGGACGCGTTGCTGCGGGCCACGGCCAAGCTGGAGGCCGCGGCGGGCGAGGTCGCCGGCGCGAGCTCCCGGCTGTCGGTGACCTTCGAGTCGGAGGGCGGGGTCTTCGCGGACGTCGACCGCGCCATCGCCGAGCGGCGCCGGGTCCGGCTGCGGTACTACTCGCCCGCGCGGGACGAGCTGACCGAGCGCACGGTGGACCCGATCCGGCTGTTCGCCGTGGGTCACACGTACATGGAGGGGTGGTGCCACCTCTCGGAGGCCCGGCGGACCTTCCGTCTGGACCGGGTCGCCGAGATCACGCTCCTGGACGAGCGGTCCGACCCGCCCGCGATCGAGCCGCGCGACCTGTCCGAGGGGCTGGTCCAGCCGGCCGCCGAGGACCCGGAGGTCGTGGTCGAGGTGGGCCCGGGCGGGCGCTGGGTCGCCGAGTACTACCCGCACGACAGCGCCGAGGAGCTGGCGGAGGGCGGTCTGCGGATCACCCTGCGCAGCCCGGACCCGGCCTCGCTGCGCCGGCTGGCGCTGCGGCTGGGCCGCGAGGGGCGCATCGTGTCGCCGCCGGAGCTGGCGGACAGCGCGCGGAAGGCGGCTGGAGAGGCGCTCGCGGGGTACGGGGAACAGGGCTAG